A section of the Falco rusticolus isolate bFalRus1 chromosome Z, bFalRus1.pri, whole genome shotgun sequence genome encodes:
- the LOC119141426 gene encoding uncharacterized protein LOC119141426, with product MKIKVPFTGADLREWKEAAREYRNDPIKTAQNFKFLIKQHNPDWSDIQLLLDCLTETEKQLVIKTAGDLAKEHYNIKGDNYREWFPLLDPEWDPNRAAEMGRLQAYQEWIFRGMEKAIPRTINWAALYEVRQGPSETPSEFLDRIRDAMRRHTSLDPNSEVGAQQLISLFLGQSQGDIRRKLQKLRPPENRDLEKLVEEAWRIFSNREEGYKQDQKKILAVVRENENQKSKVKSRCGLTPLGRNQCAICKRTGHWKNECPERRHQENTKWRNNQGKTIAHMEEEN from the coding sequence atgaaaataaaagttccGTTCACGGGCGCTGATCTGAGAGAATGGAAAGAGGCTGCCCGAGAATACCGTAATGATCCGATAAAGACggcacagaattttaaatttctaataaaacagCACAATCCTGACTGGAGTGATATACAATTATTATTAGATTGTttgactgaaactgaaaaacaattagTCATAAAAACAGCGGGGGATCTCGCAAAGGAACATTATAATATAAAGGGAGATAATTATAGAGAATGGTTTCCTTTGTTGGACCCGGAATGGGACCCAAACCGAGCCGCTGAAATGGGAAGATTACAAGCATACCAGGAATGGATATTCAGAGGAATGGAGAAAGCAATTCCTAGAACAATAAATTGGGCAGCGTTATATGAGGTCAGACAGGGTCCTTCTGAAACACCTTCAGAATTCTTAGACAGAATAAGAGATGCAATGCGCCGGCACACGTCTCTGGACCCAAATTCGGAGGTAGGCGCACAGCAACTAATATCCCTCTTTTTAGGACAATCACAGGGGGATATTAGGCGCAAGTTGCAAAAATTGAGACCTCCTGAAAATAGAGACTTGGAAAAATTAGTAGAGGAAGCATGGAGAATATTTAGTAATCGAGAAGAAGGTTACAAGCAggaccaaaagaaaatattagcagtagtaagagaaaatgagaatCAAAAATCTAAAGTTAAATCAAGGTGTGGGCTGACACCCCTGGGTAGGAATCAGTGTGCAATATGCAAAAGGACAGGACACTGGAAAAACGAATGCCCTGAACGCAGACATCAAGAAAACACTAAATGGCGCAATAATCAAGGGAAAACAATAGCTcacatggaagaagaaaattga